In Carya illinoinensis cultivar Pawnee chromosome 9, C.illinoinensisPawnee_v1, whole genome shotgun sequence, the following are encoded in one genomic region:
- the LOC122276626 gene encoding zinc finger CCCH domain-containing protein 14-like encodes MDIRKRGRSEAGLNANGGAKKFKQEMDSTGVGSKSKPCTKFFSTAGCPFGESCHFLHYVPGGYNAVAQMMNLAPATPAASRNMAGPPTIQNGSTPAVKTRMCNKYNTAEGCKFGDKCHFAHNDWELGKPIAPSHEDPRAMGPIPGRMGSRMELPPPGPAASFGASATAKISVDASLAGAIIGKGGVNSKQICRQTGAKLSIRDHESDPNLRNIELEGTFEQIKEASAMVRQLIVTVSVAGPPKTHGMPGAAAPPGSNYKTKLCENFTKGSCTFGERCHFAHGAAELRKSGV; translated from the exons ATGGATATTCGCAAGAGAGGGAGGTCTGAAGCTGGGTTGAACGCTAATGGCGGCGCCAAGAAGTTCAAACAAG AAATGGACTCAACTGGTGTAGGAAGCAAATCGAAGCCATGCACCAAGTTTTTCAG CACTGCTGGCTGTCCTTTTGGTGAGAGCTGCCACTTCCTGCACTATGTTCCCGGTGGATATAATGCTGTGGCACAGATGATGAATCTAGCACCTGCTACTCCTGCAGCATCTAGAAACATGGCGGGGCCACCAACCATCCAAAATGGCTCTACACCTGCAGTTAAAACCCGCATGTGCAACAAGTATAACACTGCTGAAGGCTGCAAATTTGGTGACAAATGCCATTTCGCTCATAATGACTGGGAACTTGGTAAGCCTATAGCTCCATCTCATGAAGATCCACGTGCAATGGGACCTATCCCTGGCCGAATGGGTTCTCGGATGGAGCTTCCCCCACCAGGCCCTGCTGCTAGCTTTGGTGCTTCGGCCACTGCAAAAATCAGTGTCGATGCTTCCCTTGCTGGAGCCATCATTGGGAAGGGTGGTGTGAATTCCAAGCAGATATGTCGCCAGACGGGAGCCAAGCTTTCAATTCGAGATCATGAGTCTGATCCCAATCTCAGAAACATTGAACTTGAGGGGACTTTTGAGCAGATTAAGGAAGCAAGTGCTATGGTGAGGCAGCTAATCGTGACTGTCTCGGTGGCCGGCCCTCCAAAAACCCATGGAATGCCTGGGGCTGCGGCTCCACCCGGAAGCAACTATAAGACTAAGCTGTGTGAGAACTTTACCAAGGGATCGTGCACCTTTGGAGAAAGATGTCACTTTGCTCATGGTGCTGCTGAATTGCGCAAATCAGGAGTGTGA